A window from Streptomyces sp. NBC_00271 encodes these proteins:
- a CDS encoding potassium channel family protein yields MFHVKLPGHDAIARQADEHLVTRRVKLPRKVVERPIRQVVKRLAMALFLLAVTAFIVWVDRDGYHDNAGDGVDFLDSLYYATVTLSTTGYGDITPVSDAARLTNIFVITPLRVLFLIILVGTTLEVLTERTREEWRFNRWRAALRDHTVVVGFGTKGRSAVQTVCATGLKKEQVVVVDPSAQAVDAATAEGYAGVIGDATRSDVLMGAEVHKARQIIIATQRDDTAVLVTLTARQLNRQAKIVAAVREEENAPLLKQSGADAVITSASAAGRLLGLSVLSPSAGMVMEDLIQQGSGLDIVERPVVKAEVGKGVRETDDLVVSVVRGHRVLGYDDPAIGKLQLTDRLITIVRVTPGTRVAPHSRPLPQD; encoded by the coding sequence GTGTTTCACGTGAAACTGCCGGGCCATGATGCGATCGCCCGCCAAGCGGACGAGCATCTCGTGACCCGCCGGGTGAAACTCCCGAGAAAAGTCGTGGAACGCCCCATCCGCCAGGTCGTCAAACGCCTGGCGATGGCCTTGTTCTTGCTCGCCGTGACCGCCTTCATCGTCTGGGTCGACCGCGACGGCTACCACGACAACGCGGGTGACGGCGTCGACTTCCTCGACTCCCTCTACTACGCGACCGTCACTCTCTCGACCACCGGATACGGCGACATCACCCCGGTCAGCGACGCCGCCCGGCTCACCAACATCTTCGTCATCACGCCGCTGCGCGTGCTGTTCCTGATCATCCTGGTCGGCACCACGCTCGAGGTCCTCACGGAACGCACCCGCGAGGAGTGGCGATTCAACCGCTGGAGGGCGGCTTTGCGCGACCACACCGTCGTTGTCGGGTTCGGGACCAAGGGGCGGTCGGCGGTGCAGACCGTCTGTGCGACCGGGCTGAAGAAGGAGCAGGTCGTGGTCGTCGACCCCAGTGCCCAGGCGGTCGACGCGGCGACGGCCGAGGGGTACGCCGGGGTCATAGGGGACGCGACGCGCAGCGATGTGCTGATGGGGGCCGAGGTCCACAAGGCGCGGCAGATCATCATCGCGACCCAGCGCGACGACACGGCCGTGCTGGTCACGTTGACCGCACGTCAGCTCAACCGGCAGGCAAAGATCGTCGCCGCGGTGCGCGAGGAGGAGAACGCTCCGCTGCTCAAGCAGTCGGGTGCCGACGCCGTCATCACCAGTGCCAGCGCGGCCGGACGGCTCCTCGGGCTCTCCGTGCTCAGCCCCAGCGCCGGCATGGTCATGGAAGACCTCATCCAGCAGGGCAGCGGGCTCGACATCGTGGAACGGCCGGTCGTGAAGGCCGAGGTGGGCAAGGGCGTACGCGAGACGGACGACCTGGTGGTCAGCGTCGTACGGGGGCATCGCGTGCTCGGCTACGACGATCCGGCCATCGGGAAGCTCCAGTTGACCGACCGGCTCATCACCATCGTGCGGGTCACGCCCGGCACCCGGGTGGCACCGCACAGCCGACCGCTGCCCCAGGACTGA
- a CDS encoding NAD(P)H-quinone oxidoreductase, with product MKAVTITQPGGPEVLTWTDVPDPVPGDGEVLVEVVASAVNRADLMQRQGFYNPPPGASPYPGLECSGRIVEIGPGVSGWAVGDEVCALLAGGGYGEKVAVPAGQLLPVPEGLDLKRAAALPEVTCTVWSNVFMVSHLRPGETLLVHGGSSGIGTMAIQLAKAVGAKVAVTAGTKEKLDFCAELGADILINYREQDFVEEIERATGGSGADVILDNMGAKYLDRNVRALAVNGRLAIIGLQGGAKGELNIGALLTKRAAISATSLRARPLGEKAAIVAAVREHVWPLIASGHVRPVVDRELPMGEAATAHQVLEESGHIGKVLLVVPGEK from the coding sequence ATGAAGGCAGTGACGATCACCCAGCCCGGCGGACCCGAAGTGCTCACCTGGACGGATGTGCCGGATCCCGTTCCCGGTGACGGGGAAGTTCTCGTCGAAGTAGTGGCCAGCGCCGTCAACCGCGCCGATCTGATGCAACGGCAGGGCTTCTACAACCCGCCGCCCGGCGCCTCCCCGTACCCCGGACTCGAATGCTCGGGCCGGATCGTCGAGATCGGCCCCGGAGTCTCCGGATGGGCCGTCGGCGACGAGGTCTGCGCGCTGCTCGCGGGCGGCGGATACGGCGAGAAGGTCGCCGTCCCGGCCGGACAGCTGCTGCCCGTTCCCGAGGGCCTGGACCTCAAGCGGGCGGCCGCGCTGCCCGAGGTGACCTGCACCGTCTGGTCCAACGTCTTCATGGTCTCCCACCTGCGCCCGGGCGAGACCCTGCTCGTGCACGGCGGCTCCAGCGGCATCGGCACCATGGCGATCCAGCTGGCGAAGGCCGTCGGTGCGAAGGTCGCCGTCACGGCCGGTACCAAGGAGAAGCTCGACTTCTGCGCCGAGCTCGGCGCCGACATCCTCATCAACTACCGCGAGCAGGACTTCGTGGAGGAGATCGAGCGGGCCACGGGCGGCTCGGGCGCCGACGTCATCCTCGACAACATGGGCGCCAAGTACCTCGACCGGAACGTGCGGGCCCTCGCGGTCAACGGACGGCTCGCGATCATCGGTCTGCAGGGCGGCGCCAAGGGGGAGCTGAACATCGGCGCGCTCCTCACGAAGCGTGCCGCGATCAGCGCCACCTCGCTGCGCGCCCGCCCGCTCGGCGAGAAGGCGGCGATCGTCGCGGCCGTGCGCGAGCACGTGTGGCCGCTGATCGCCTCCGGCCACGTGCGGCCGGTCGTCGACCGCGAGCTACCGATGGGCGAGGCGGCGACGGCGCACCAGGTCCTGGAGGAGAGCGGTCACATCGGCAAGGTCCTCCTCGTGGTCCCCGGCGAGAAGTAG
- a CDS encoding bacterial proteasome activator family protein produces MEMPRNERSPENPQILVVGQDGMALGGTGDEDSREVPVTEMVEQPAKVMRIGSMIKQLLEEVRAAPLDEASRVRLKEIHASSVKELEDGLAPELVEELERLSLPFTHDATPSDAELRIAQAQLVGWLEGLFHGIQTTLFAQQMAARAQLEQMRRALPPGVGGLDGDEDPRAGGRSGGPYL; encoded by the coding sequence ATGGAGATGCCGAGGAACGAAAGGTCGCCGGAGAACCCCCAGATCCTGGTCGTGGGCCAGGACGGGATGGCTCTCGGCGGCACCGGTGACGAGGACTCCCGCGAGGTCCCGGTGACAGAGATGGTCGAACAGCCCGCCAAGGTCATGCGTATCGGGAGCATGATCAAGCAACTTCTCGAAGAGGTGCGCGCCGCACCTCTGGACGAGGCGAGCCGGGTCCGGCTCAAGGAGATCCACGCCAGCTCCGTGAAGGAGCTGGAGGACGGTCTGGCGCCCGAGCTGGTCGAGGAGCTGGAGCGGCTCTCGCTGCCCTTCACGCACGACGCGACCCCCAGCGACGCCGAGCTGCGCATCGCGCAGGCCCAGCTGGTGGGCTGGCTCGAGGGCCTCTTCCACGGGATCCAGACGACCCTGTTCGCCCAGCAGATGGCGGCCAGGGCCCAGCTGGAGCAGATGCGCCGCGCGCTCCCGCCGGGCGTCGGCGGCCTGGACGGCGACGAGGACCCGCGCGCGGGTGGCCGCTCCGGCGGACCGTACCTGTAG
- a CDS encoding protein kinase domain-containing protein → MSQDGAQGRYAGRAVAGGRYQLRDLLGEGGMASVHLAYDSVLDRQVAIKTLHTELGREQAFRERFRREAQAVAKLTHTNIVSVFDTGEDELGGMTTPYIVMEYVEGRPLGSVLDQDIAQYGAMPADKALKITADVLAALEISHEMGLVHRDIKPGNVMMTKRNVVKVMDFGIARAMQSGVTSMTQTGMVVGTPQYLSPEQALGRGVDARSDLYSVGIMLFQLVTGRLPFEADSPLAIAYAHVQEEPVTPSSINRSLPPAVDALIARALKKNPNERFPSAEIMRDECLRVSQSLQAAAPSIVPGARTSSGAGVGSAVFPPVDQAMPAPGPVQTPYQPHPYGAPTPPPAPSQAYGYPQQGGYPTPGAPVYAPQQGMSTPPPYHLAPQPQTSVPGGPGGSGGRKGNKAVVVGSIVVALVAIGGLIIALALNNGGGGDNQGGGGSSPSPSVVAGHKGPDTSKTIDKEKCTSPQESYNDPNKIKIPDFQYKNLTSVKSCFQAAGWHMKIKRVDENTYGQDTIMDQFPSADQDVDPKNMPEIELSVSSGNPS, encoded by the coding sequence ATGAGCCAGGACGGCGCACAGGGCCGGTACGCGGGACGCGCGGTCGCCGGCGGCCGCTACCAGCTGCGTGATCTGCTCGGCGAAGGCGGCATGGCCTCGGTGCACCTCGCCTACGACTCGGTGCTCGACCGCCAGGTCGCGATCAAGACACTGCACACCGAGCTCGGCCGCGAGCAGGCCTTCCGCGAGCGCTTCCGCCGCGAGGCCCAGGCGGTGGCGAAACTCACGCACACGAACATCGTCTCGGTCTTCGACACCGGCGAGGACGAACTGGGCGGCATGACGACGCCGTACATCGTCATGGAGTACGTCGAGGGCCGCCCGCTCGGCTCCGTGCTCGACCAGGACATCGCGCAGTACGGCGCCATGCCCGCCGACAAGGCCCTGAAGATCACCGCGGACGTGCTGGCGGCCCTGGAGATCAGCCACGAGATGGGCCTGGTCCACCGGGACATCAAGCCGGGCAACGTGATGATGACGAAGCGCAACGTCGTCAAGGTGATGGACTTCGGCATCGCCCGCGCCATGCAGTCCGGCGTCACCTCGATGACGCAGACCGGCATGGTCGTCGGCACCCCGCAGTACCTCTCCCCGGAGCAGGCGCTCGGCCGGGGCGTGGACGCCCGGTCCGACCTCTACTCCGTCGGCATCATGCTGTTCCAACTGGTCACCGGGCGGCTGCCGTTCGAGGCCGACTCGCCGCTGGCCATCGCGTACGCGCATGTCCAGGAGGAGCCGGTCACGCCCTCCTCGATCAACCGCTCACTGCCCCCGGCGGTGGACGCGCTGATCGCCCGCGCGCTGAAGAAGAACCCGAACGAGCGTTTCCCGAGCGCCGAGATCATGCGCGACGAGTGTCTGCGGGTGTCCCAGTCTCTGCAGGCCGCCGCGCCGAGCATCGTGCCGGGGGCCAGGACGTCGAGCGGCGCGGGCGTCGGCTCGGCCGTCTTCCCGCCCGTCGACCAGGCGATGCCGGCCCCGGGTCCCGTACAGACGCCGTACCAGCCCCATCCCTACGGGGCACCGACCCCGCCGCCCGCGCCGTCCCAGGCGTACGGGTATCCGCAGCAGGGGGGCTACCCGACGCCGGGGGCGCCGGTGTACGCCCCCCAGCAGGGCATGTCGACCCCGCCGCCGTACCACCTCGCTCCCCAGCCCCAGACCTCCGTTCCGGGCGGCCCGGGCGGTTCCGGTGGCCGCAAGGGCAACAAGGCGGTCGTCGTCGGCTCGATCGTGGTCGCGCTCGTCGCGATCGGCGGTCTGATCATCGCCCTCGCGCTGAACAACGGTGGCGGCGGCGACAACCAGGGAGGCGGCGGCAGCAGCCCCTCGCCGTCCGTGGTGGCGGGGCACAAGGGTCCGGACACGTCGAAGACGATCGACAAGGAGAAGTGCACGTCTCCGCAGGAGTCGTACAACGACCCGAACAAGATCAAGATCCCGGACTTCCAGTACAAGAACCTGACGTCCGTGAAGTCCTGCTTCCAGGCCGCGGGCTGGCACATGAAGATCAAGCGCGTCGACGAGAACACCTACGGCCAGGACACGATCATGGATCAGTTCCCGTCCGCGGACCAGGACGTCGATCCCAAGAACATGCCGGAGATCGAGCTGAGCGTCTCTTCGGGCAACCCGTCCTGA
- a CDS encoding protein kinase domain-containing protein — MAQQQRAQGPSDPEATGGGMSDAPEMWGNGGLVGDGRYRLTHRLGRGGMAEVFAAEDVRLGRTVAVKLLRSDLAEDPVSKARFTREAQSVAGLNHHAVVAVYDSGEDVVGHATVPYIVMELVEGRTIRDLLINAEAPGPEQALIIVSGVLEALAYSHQHGIVHRDIKPANVIITNTGAVKVMDFGIARALHGAQSTMTQTGMVMGTPQYLSPEQALGKAVDHRSDLYATGCLLYELLALRPPFTGETPLSVVYQHVQDIPVPPSEVAQGAPPELDGLVMRSLAKEPDDRFQTAEEMRGLVQYGLQMLYDQGGHTGTWNTGPVALHEGFHTPASGFAGTTALPHPGESGTTQIPAPLIPPYGNGGDDGGFEGHGNHGSGRGKLWILAVLAVIAIAAGVALALHNTGGGGSGGSGTTQSPTTTPSAKDEQPSESPSDSPTDTATDDSTDDNTSSGGGSDYTPSYTPSPSYSSQPSNQPSNTAPDTTPTDTTPSDPATESQDPPTPVDPTAGADGGGDSQGSSQNP, encoded by the coding sequence ATGGCACAGCAGCAGCGCGCTCAGGGCCCGTCCGACCCCGAGGCGACTGGCGGCGGTATGTCAGATGCGCCGGAGATGTGGGGTAACGGCGGACTTGTGGGGGACGGCCGATACCGGCTGACCCACAGACTAGGCCGGGGCGGCATGGCCGAGGTGTTTGCAGCCGAGGACGTGCGCCTCGGGCGCACCGTCGCGGTCAAACTGCTCCGCTCCGATCTGGCCGAGGACCCGGTGTCCAAGGCCCGCTTCACGCGTGAGGCGCAGTCGGTGGCCGGGCTCAACCACCACGCAGTCGTCGCCGTGTACGACTCGGGCGAGGACGTCGTCGGCCACGCGACCGTGCCGTACATCGTGATGGAGCTCGTCGAGGGCCGCACGATCCGCGACCTGCTGATCAACGCCGAGGCCCCCGGGCCCGAGCAGGCGCTGATCATCGTGTCCGGTGTCCTGGAGGCGCTCGCCTACTCGCACCAGCACGGCATCGTGCACCGCGACATCAAGCCGGCGAACGTGATCATCACGAACACCGGTGCGGTGAAGGTGATGGACTTCGGCATCGCGCGCGCCCTGCACGGCGCGCAGTCGACGATGACCCAGACCGGCATGGTCATGGGCACACCGCAGTACCTCTCCCCGGAGCAGGCCCTCGGCAAGGCCGTCGACCACCGCTCCGACCTGTACGCGACCGGCTGTCTGCTGTACGAACTGCTCGCGCTGCGGCCCCCGTTCACCGGCGAGACGCCGCTGTCGGTGGTCTACCAGCACGTCCAGGACATCCCGGTGCCCCCCTCCGAGGTCGCGCAGGGCGCGCCGCCGGAGCTCGACGGGCTCGTCATGCGCTCCCTCGCGAAGGAGCCGGACGACCGGTTCCAGACCGCCGAGGAGATGCGCGGCCTTGTCCAGTACGGGCTGCAGATGCTGTACGACCAGGGCGGGCACACCGGCACCTGGAACACCGGCCCGGTAGCCCTGCACGAGGGGTTCCACACCCCGGCGTCCGGCTTCGCGGGTACGACCGCGCTGCCGCACCCCGGTGAGTCCGGCACCACGCAGATCCCGGCGCCGCTCATCCCGCCGTACGGCAACGGCGGGGACGACGGCGGCTTCGAGGGGCACGGCAACCACGGCAGCGGCCGCGGCAAGCTGTGGATCCTCGCGGTCCTCGCGGTGATCGCGATCGCGGCGGGCGTCGCGCTCGCGCTCCACAACACCGGTGGCGGCGGGAGCGGCGGGAGCGGTACGACCCAGTCGCCGACCACCACGCCGTCCGCCAAGGACGAGCAGCCCAGCGAGAGTCCCAGCGACAGCCCCACGGACACCGCGACGGACGACTCCACGGACGACAACACCAGTTCGGGCGGTGGTTCGGACTACACGCCGTCCTACACGCCGTCGCCGAGCTACAGCAGCCAGCCCTCGAACCAGCCGTCGAACACGGCCCCGGACACGACGCCGACGGACACGACGCCTTCGGACCCGGCGACCGAGAGCCAGGACCCGCCGACGCCGGTCGATCCGACGGCCGGCGCCGACGGCGGCGGCGACAGCCAGGGCAGCTCGCAGAACCCCTGA
- a CDS encoding phosphotransferase — MSHAPPLGALLRQYAAGSALTCDPVEQGLLNRGYRLRTTRGRYFLKHHFDPETADPVAIARQHRATQRLADLGVPVAPPLTGTDGRTVAVIGGHAYALHPWIDGRHRHGGQLTTQQCARLGALLGVVHASLERVMPTQGRTPARPTDVTGATDGSAGTGGSAKADAGGSAAAEGVDPARGADPADTFALIDRLLAQVRRHRPYNAFDELARHRLLERRALLERHADRRPPQGGSVGWVHGDFHPFNLLYRDGEPAAIVDWDRLGVHPRAEEAVRAAVIFFVRPVGALDLAKVRAYARAYRRTAGAGPTQLAAAVHRVWWERLNDFWMLRWHYERGDTRADPQFPAASALAVWWTREYDTVCEAFAG, encoded by the coding sequence GTGTCTCACGCGCCCCCTCTGGGCGCCCTCCTCCGCCAGTACGCCGCCGGGTCCGCGCTGACCTGCGACCCCGTCGAACAGGGGCTGCTCAACCGCGGCTACCGGCTGCGCACCACCCGCGGCCGCTACTTCCTCAAGCACCATTTCGACCCCGAGACCGCCGACCCGGTCGCGATCGCCCGCCAGCACCGGGCGACCCAGCGTCTCGCCGACCTCGGCGTCCCCGTCGCCCCGCCGCTGACCGGCACCGACGGGCGCACCGTCGCCGTCATCGGAGGCCACGCGTACGCGCTGCACCCCTGGATCGACGGCCGGCACCGGCACGGCGGCCAGCTCACCACGCAGCAGTGCGCACGGCTGGGGGCGCTCCTGGGCGTCGTCCACGCGAGCCTGGAGCGGGTGATGCCGACACAGGGCCGCACCCCGGCGAGACCGACCGACGTCACCGGCGCGACGGACGGCTCGGCGGGAACAGGAGGCTCGGCGAAGGCCGACGCGGGAGGCTCAGCGGCGGCGGAAGGGGTCGATCCGGCCCGGGGAGCCGACCCCGCCGACACCTTCGCACTCATCGACCGCCTGCTCGCCCAGGTACGCCGCCACCGCCCGTACAACGCCTTCGACGAGCTGGCTCGCCACCGGCTCCTGGAGCGGCGCGCCCTCCTGGAGCGCCATGCCGACCGACGGCCCCCGCAGGGCGGCTCGGTGGGCTGGGTGCACGGCGACTTCCACCCCTTCAACCTGCTCTACCGCGACGGCGAACCGGCCGCGATCGTCGACTGGGACCGGCTGGGCGTCCATCCCCGCGCCGAGGAGGCCGTACGCGCCGCGGTGATCTTCTTTGTACGCCCCGTCGGCGCGCTGGACCTGGCGAAGGTGCGGGCCTACGCGCGCGCGTACCGGCGTACCGCGGGCGCCGGCCCCACTCAACTGGCGGCCGCCGTGCACCGGGTGTGGTGGGAGCGCCTCAACGACTTCTGGATGCTGCGCTGGCACTACGAGCGCGGCGACACCCGCGCCGATCCGCAGTTCCCGGCGGCCTCGGCGCTGGCGGTGTGGTGGACGAGGGAGTACGACACGGTGTGCGAGGCGTTCGCGGGCTGA
- a CDS encoding pyridoxamine 5'-phosphate oxidase family protein, with protein sequence MPIDEELAVELLGRTDHGRLAASLRAMPFLAPARHVVVDDRVLLRLHRGCGYHRACLGSVVAYGTDNLASAGPGESVWSVQIVGRCEAVEPTASQRELFAPAPRFMDGEPFDPVHLSIEPQFSTVHSADDAMERQFRRTL encoded by the coding sequence ATGCCCATCGACGAAGAGCTCGCCGTGGAACTTCTCGGCCGAACCGACCACGGCCGGTTGGCGGCCAGCCTGCGTGCCATGCCCTTCCTCGCCCCCGCCCGCCACGTCGTGGTGGACGACCGCGTCCTGTTGCGCCTGCACCGGGGCTGCGGCTACCACCGAGCCTGCCTCGGGAGCGTCGTCGCCTACGGCACCGACAACCTGGCTTCGGCAGGGCCCGGCGAGAGCGTGTGGTCCGTGCAGATCGTGGGCCGGTGCGAGGCCGTGGAGCCGACCGCGTCCCAGCGCGAGCTGTTCGCGCCCGCGCCGCGGTTCATGGACGGCGAGCCCTTCGACCCGGTTCATCTGAGCATCGAGCCCCAGTTCTCCACCGTCCATTCCGCGGACGATGCCATGGAACGCCAGTTCCGGCGCACCCTGTGA
- a CDS encoding response regulator has protein sequence MPESGKITVFLLDDHEVVRRGVHELLSSEGDIEVVGEAGTAADALARIPATAPDVAVLDVRLPDGSGVEVCREIRSRNQDINCLMLTSFADDEALFDAIMAGASGYVLKAIRGAELLSAVRDVAAGKSLLDPVATAQVLERLRHGGGARNVDKLGHLTEQERKVLDLIGEGLTNRVIGERLHLAEKTIKNYVSSLLSKLGMERRSQAAAYVARIQAEKQHH, from the coding sequence GTGCCCGAAAGCGGAAAAATTACCGTATTTCTCCTCGACGATCACGAAGTGGTACGCCGCGGTGTCCATGAGTTGCTTTCGAGTGAGGGCGACATCGAGGTCGTCGGCGAGGCCGGTACGGCGGCCGACGCGCTGGCGCGGATCCCGGCCACGGCCCCGGACGTCGCGGTCCTGGACGTACGGCTCCCGGACGGCAGCGGAGTGGAGGTCTGCCGCGAGATCCGGTCGCGGAATCAGGACATCAATTGCCTGATGCTGACCTCCTTCGCCGACGACGAGGCGCTTTTCGACGCGATCATGGCGGGCGCGTCGGGCTATGTGCTGAAAGCGATCCGCGGCGCCGAACTGCTCTCGGCCGTACGCGATGTCGCGGCCGGCAAGTCGCTGCTCGACCCCGTGGCCACCGCCCAGGTCCTGGAGCGGCTGCGGCACGGCGGCGGTGCCAGGAACGTCGACAAGCTCGGACACCTCACCGAGCAGGAGCGCAAGGTCCTCGACCTGATCGGCGAGGGGCTCACCAACCGCGTGATCGGCGAGCGGCTGCATCTCGCCGAAAAGACGATCAAGAATTACGTGTCGAGCCTGCTGTCCAAACTGGGCATGGAACGGCGTTCGCAGGCCGCCGCCTATGTGGCGCGCATCCAGGCGGAGAAGCAGCACCACTGA
- the pdhA gene encoding pyruvate dehydrogenase (acetyl-transferring) E1 component subunit alpha, protein MTVESTAARKPRRSAGTTAAKSGASTTGTKSAASKRTSAAGKKSPGVPGAPGASGPGPELVQLLTPEGERVKDATYDPYVADITPEDLRGLYRDMVLTRRFDAEATSLQRQGELGLWASLLGQEAAQIGSGRATREDDYVFPTYREHGVAWCRGVDPTNLLGMFRGVNNGGWDPNSNNFHLYTIVIGSQTLHATGYAMGVAKDGADSAVIAYFGDGASSQGDVAESFTFSAVYNAPVVFFCQNNQWAISEPTEKQTRVPLYQRAQGYGFPGVRVDGNDVLACLAVTKWALERARRGEGPTLVEAYTYRMGAHTTSDDPTKYRADEERESWEAKDPILRLRAYLEASNHADEGFFAELEAESEALGKRVREVVRAMPDPDRFAIFENVYADGHALVDEERAQFAAYQASFADEGEGK, encoded by the coding sequence GTGACCGTGGAGAGCACTGCCGCGCGCAAGCCGCGACGCAGCGCCGGTACGACCGCTGCGAAAAGCGGCGCCAGTACGACCGGTACGAAGAGCGCCGCGAGCAAGCGCACCAGCGCGGCCGGCAAGAAGTCACCGGGCGTACCCGGCGCACCTGGCGCATCGGGCCCCGGTCCCGAGCTCGTCCAGCTGCTGACGCCGGAGGGCGAGCGGGTCAAGGACGCCACGTACGACCCGTACGTCGCCGACATCACCCCCGAAGACCTGCGCGGTCTGTACCGGGACATGGTGCTGACCCGTCGCTTCGACGCAGAGGCCACCTCCCTGCAGCGCCAGGGCGAGCTGGGCCTGTGGGCCTCGCTGCTCGGCCAGGAGGCCGCCCAGATCGGCTCCGGGCGGGCCACCCGCGAGGACGACTACGTCTTCCCGACCTACCGTGAGCACGGCGTCGCCTGGTGCCGCGGGGTCGACCCGACCAACCTGCTCGGCATGTTCCGGGGTGTGAACAACGGCGGCTGGGACCCGAACAGCAACAACTTCCACCTGTACACGATCGTCATCGGCTCGCAGACGCTGCACGCCACCGGCTACGCCATGGGCGTCGCCAAGGACGGCGCGGACTCGGCCGTGATCGCGTACTTCGGGGACGGCGCCTCCAGCCAGGGCGACGTCGCTGAGTCGTTCACCTTCTCCGCGGTCTACAACGCCCCGGTCGTGTTCTTCTGCCAGAACAACCAGTGGGCGATCTCCGAGCCGACCGAGAAGCAGACCCGCGTCCCGCTCTACCAGCGCGCGCAGGGCTACGGCTTCCCGGGCGTCCGGGTCGACGGCAACGACGTCCTCGCCTGCCTGGCGGTCACCAAGTGGGCGCTGGAGCGGGCCCGCCGCGGCGAGGGCCCCACCCTCGTGGAGGCGTACACCTACCGCATGGGCGCGCACACCACCTCCGACGACCCGACCAAGTACCGGGCCGACGAGGAGCGCGAGTCGTGGGAGGCGAAGGACCCGATCCTGCGCCTGCGCGCGTACCTGGAGGCTTCAAACCACGCGGACGAGGGATTCTTCGCGGAACTTGAGGCCGAGAGCGAAGCGTTGGGCAAACGAGTACGCGAAGTCGTCCGCGCCATGCCGGACCCGGACCGCTTCGCCATCTTCGAGAACGTGTACGCCGACGGGCACGCGCTCGTCGACGAGGAGCGGGCCCAGTTCGCCGCCTACCAGGCGTCGTTCGCGGATGAAGGGGAGGGCAAGTAG
- a CDS encoding alpha-ketoacid dehydrogenase subunit beta, translated as MAAEKMALAKAINESLRTALDADPKVLIMGEDVGKLGGVFRVTDGLQKDFGEDRVIDTPLAESGIVGTAIGLALRGYRPVVEIQFDGFVFPAYDQIVTQLAKMHARALGKIKLPVVIRIPYGGGIGAVEHHSESPEALFAHVAGLKVVSPSNASDAYWMMQQAIQSDDPVIFFEPKRRYWDKGEVTTDAIPGPLHKAVVAREGSDLTLAAYGPMVKVCLEAAAAAQEEGKSIEVLDLRSMSPIDFDSVQASVEKTRRLVVVHEAPVFLGTGAEIAARITERCFYHLEAPVLRVGGYHAPYPPARLEEEYLPGLDRVLDAVDRSLAY; from the coding sequence ATGGCTGCGGAAAAGATGGCGTTGGCCAAGGCGATCAACGAGTCGCTGCGCACGGCCCTCGACGCCGACCCCAAGGTCCTGATCATGGGTGAGGACGTCGGCAAGCTCGGCGGTGTCTTCCGGGTCACCGACGGGCTCCAGAAGGACTTCGGCGAGGACCGGGTCATCGACACCCCGCTCGCGGAGTCGGGCATCGTCGGCACGGCGATCGGTCTCGCGCTGCGCGGCTACCGGCCGGTGGTGGAGATCCAGTTCGACGGTTTCGTCTTCCCGGCGTACGACCAGATCGTCACGCAGCTCGCGAAGATGCACGCGCGGGCGCTGGGCAAGATCAAGCTTCCCGTCGTGATCCGGATTCCGTACGGCGGTGGCATCGGCGCGGTCGAGCACCACTCCGAGTCCCCCGAGGCGCTGTTCGCGCACGTGGCGGGCCTGAAGGTGGTCTCTCCGTCGAACGCGTCGGACGCCTACTGGATGATGCAGCAGGCCATCCAGAGCGACGACCCGGTGATCTTCTTCGAGCCGAAGCGGCGCTACTGGGACAAGGGCGAGGTCACCACCGACGCGATTCCCGGACCGCTGCACAAGGCGGTCGTGGCGCGCGAGGGCAGCGATCTGACGCTCGCCGCCTACGGCCCGATGGTGAAGGTCTGCCTGGAGGCGGCCGCGGCCGCCCAGGAGGAGGGCAAGTCGATCGAGGTCCTGGACCTGCGCTCGATGTCCCCGATCGACTTCGACTCCGTCCAGGCCTCGGTGGAGAAGACCCGCCGCCTGGTCGTGGTGCACGAGGCCCCGGTCTTCCTCGGTACGGGCGCGGAGATCGCCGCCCGCATCACGGAGCGGTGCTTCTACCACCTGGAGGCACCCGTCCTGCGGGTGGGCGGCTATCACGCCCCCTATCCGCCGGCGCGCCTGGAGGAGGAGTACCTTCCGGGCCTGGACCGGGTGCTCGACGCCGTCGACCGCTCACTGGCGTACTGA